In Methanosarcina barkeri MS, a single window of DNA contains:
- a CDS encoding aspartate aminotransferase family protein, producing the protein MSYMSSKTTFEIEDKCLPPFFVKQKISIEKGDGVYVWDEEGKMYIDFTAGWGVTCIGHANPVITEALIDQGKKIIQNPNSGLTYSPARARLLSLLVEILPPNLTRVFFTNSGAEANDAAIKLARKVTGRPDIISTDQSFHGRTISTTSATGQAKHRDRYSPLMPNYRFVPYDDLEAMKRSLDENVAAVILEPIQGEGGVHIPSEGYLKEVSSLCNKNGSLLIVDEIQTGFFRTGPAFVTSSCGAKADFMTMAKGIAGGFPFGAFALSENVAKKLEIGDHGGTYCGNPLGCAVSYAVIKYLIDNNISQNVKEMGSFALEKMSLWPKIYGNVIADIRGKGLLIMVEFQSEDIATNVKNECLARGVFVTQTQGNGIRIFPALNIKKEELEKGLLIIEDVIKEIDLTF; encoded by the coding sequence ATGAGTTATATGTCAAGCAAGACAACATTTGAAATCGAGGACAAGTGCCTCCCGCCTTTCTTCGTGAAGCAGAAAATCTCCATTGAAAAAGGAGATGGAGTTTATGTATGGGATGAAGAAGGGAAGATGTATATTGATTTCACAGCAGGTTGGGGTGTAACATGTATTGGTCATGCAAACCCGGTTATCACTGAGGCCTTGATCGATCAGGGAAAAAAAATAATTCAAAACCCCAATTCGGGACTTACATATTCCCCGGCACGTGCACGTCTACTGTCCTTACTCGTAGAAATTCTGCCTCCCAATCTTACAAGAGTATTCTTCACAAATAGCGGAGCTGAAGCAAATGACGCTGCCATTAAATTGGCTCGAAAGGTAACAGGCAGGCCCGACATAATTTCTACAGATCAAAGCTTTCATGGTCGTACGATTAGTACTACATCGGCCACAGGTCAGGCCAAGCATAGAGATAGGTATAGTCCTCTGATGCCTAATTATCGGTTCGTACCCTATGATGACCTGGAAGCTATGAAACGTTCCCTGGACGAGAATGTTGCTGCAGTAATTCTTGAACCTATTCAGGGAGAAGGTGGAGTTCACATACCTTCTGAAGGATACCTGAAAGAGGTAAGCAGCCTGTGTAATAAGAATGGCAGCCTGTTGATCGTGGATGAGATCCAAACCGGATTTTTCAGAACAGGGCCAGCTTTTGTTACAAGTTCTTGTGGTGCGAAAGCAGACTTTATGACAATGGCAAAAGGAATTGCAGGTGGTTTCCCATTTGGTGCTTTTGCTTTGTCTGAGAACGTCGCAAAGAAACTCGAAATAGGCGACCACGGAGGTACATACTGTGGCAACCCTCTTGGTTGTGCCGTTTCCTATGCAGTGATAAAATATCTTATAGATAACAACATTTCCCAAAATGTGAAAGAAATGGGCTCTTTTGCCCTGGAAAAAATGAGTTTATGGCCAAAAATTTATGGGAATGTAATTGCCGACATACGGGGAAAAGGGCTTCTTATTATGGTCGAATTCCAGAGCGAAGACATCGCTACAAATGTCAAAAATGAGTGTTTGGCAAGAGGTGTATTTGTCACTCAAACTCAGGGTAATGGAATCAGGATATTTCCCGCGCTAAACATCAAGAAGGAAGAGTTAGAAAAAGGTCTTTTAATTATCGAGGATGTGATTAAGGAAATTGACCTTACCTTCTAA
- a CDS encoding V4R domain-containing protein produces MAKPESKTEFFYNDTGLVAIGSPVKLQILNLLREEPRSFDEIVKFTAKAKSTISVHLNNLRSCELVKENFDPGDRRRKIYSLTSRYMGCSQEPFIENYRSLLEKVPSCGNDRFCFTEILLHALYFGFEAYGIDNTPVVKMIGTDLGRSISPNFKSETPEELLREIGDFLEFHRKCRVTVLVDLPALQIEDNFKARSTPVTGKPFCTLTEGIIEGILKGKLEKECRVTETECYGSGHEHCLFKITV; encoded by the coding sequence ATGGCAAAACCTGAGAGTAAAACAGAATTTTTTTATAATGACACCGGACTGGTAGCAATAGGCAGTCCTGTTAAACTCCAGATCCTTAATTTGCTCAGGGAAGAACCCAGGTCGTTTGATGAAATCGTAAAATTTACAGCAAAAGCCAAATCAACTATTTCCGTACACCTCAACAATCTAAGGTCATGCGAGCTTGTGAAAGAAAACTTTGATCCAGGAGATCGCCGTCGAAAGATTTATTCTCTCACTTCCCGCTACATGGGCTGCTCTCAGGAGCCTTTCATTGAGAATTATAGAAGTTTACTGGAAAAGGTTCCTTCATGCGGAAACGATAGGTTCTGTTTTACAGAAATCCTGCTCCATGCGCTTTACTTTGGCTTTGAAGCATATGGGATTGATAATACCCCTGTTGTAAAAATGATAGGAACCGATCTCGGAAGATCTATTTCCCCTAATTTTAAATCAGAAACCCCTGAAGAACTCCTGAGAGAAATCGGGGATTTTCTGGAATTCCATAGGAAGTGCAGGGTTACCGTACTTGTGGACCTCCCTGCTCTTCAGATTGAAGACAATTTCAAAGCCAGATCAACACCGGTAACAGGAAAACCCTTTTGCACCTTAACGGAAGGCATTATTGAGGGAATTCTTAAAGGAAAGCTTGAGAAGGAGTGCAGAGTTACCGAGACCGAATGTTACGGATCAGGGCATGAACACTGCCTTTTTAAGATAACAGTATAA
- a CDS encoding DUF3795 domain-containing protein, translating into MNEKFTAWCGLCCIDCIPSNKDLFDLVHKLEETLSNLQFDEYAKLKSEKNPVFEEYPVFIRLLKEIESLKCPVPCREGGGKPVCEIRNCVQGKGYLGCWECSDRCSCTKLDYLRSVHPNLDYHLDLIGKYGPERWFSKRGIHYRWQKESTEKTKP; encoded by the coding sequence ATGAATGAAAAGTTCACAGCTTGGTGTGGGTTATGTTGTATCGATTGCATCCCTTCTAACAAGGATTTGTTTGATCTCGTTCATAAACTTGAAGAAACACTTTCCAATCTTCAGTTTGATGAGTATGCAAAACTTAAATCTGAGAAAAATCCTGTCTTTGAAGAATATCCGGTATTTATCAGGTTACTTAAGGAAATCGAATCATTAAAATGTCCTGTACCTTGCAGAGAAGGAGGTGGAAAACCTGTCTGTGAAATCAGGAACTGTGTGCAAGGTAAAGGATACCTCGGATGCTGGGAGTGCAGCGATCGCTGTAGCTGTACTAAACTTGATTATTTGAGGTCCGTTCATCCGAATTTAGACTACCACTTAGACTTAATTGGCAAATACGGTCCAGAAAGATGGTTTTCAAAACGTGGAATCCATTATAGGTGGCAAAAAGAAAGTACTGAAAAAACAAAACCATAG